aaagaatcagGAGAAAGTGTGGGCTAACTGCATCATTGCATAGAAcattaaaaatgagtttttcacATGTAAAACTATGCACAACACGGTTACTTTGGACCTTTCTGGGATCAAACAGACTTCAAAATGAAATATGTACAGTTGTAATTATAGTAAGATTATAAACAAGACAACAAAATTCCCATAAATGTTAAAAGCTCCATAAAATGGCTTCTGTTTGTTTACTTTCCACATCATGACTCCTTCTTGGCTTATTAGAAATCTAATATAGGTGTACTGAGaagcattgttttttttccccttcttacCAACACCTAAGCGTCAGCACAAACTCAGCTTGCCCTCCTTTTTTCTTGTCAGGCTCCTGGGTCGAGCTGGAGGAGCTGATTGCAGCCGTGAGCCGCAGAGAGAGCCTGACAGGGCCGCAGGACAGCGTTTCCACCGCCCTGCAGGGGGAGCTGGAGAGGATCCTCCTGGAGGCACAGCTGGAGTGCGAGCGGAGTAGAGACAGGTAATGATGCAGTTTGTTGGCACGaacttgttttgtttggggAGTTTGGGGCGGGCGAGCTGCACAGTGAGGTGTAGAAGTGATTTGCACAGTAATGAGGTTTGTTTTGTGCTCAGAGGAACTTTGCTTGTTTTCCACGGCGTGTTTACTTTTTCTGTTCTTGTTTGTTGGGCTGTAAAATTATCACGCTGCAGCTTGATTGTTTCTCCAGACCGCACCCACCTCGTACAAGttcacttgtttgtttgtttttaatccacAGTCCTCCACAGGCCACGACTCCACAGTCCACCGGCTCACCAAGACCCACCAGTGAGCACGACAGTGACTGTGTCACTATACAGGTGCTGGTTTTCATTTGAACACAGAGACATGGTTAATATTTATCAGATAAAGAcatcaaaaaaatatataattttttcaAATTATTCAACATCATCTGATTCTTGTTGCGTTCAGGAGGATGGTGAGCGACGGGTGGACACTGACTGGGTGTGGGATTGGTCCAGTAGACCTGAAAACATGCCACCGAAGTAAGCCTAGCTCCTTTGAATGTTActgttatttattcctgctgtgaTGATTTACTCCTTCAGGCAAGTAGCTTAGTTTGGCTTAAAGACTGACAGCAGGTGACTCGAGGCCCGCGCCTCCAGAGGTACATAATTAAAAGATTCTttctagtttaaaaaaataatacattttagaaAAAATGAATTGTAACACGAACCAGCCAAGATTCATGACGTCACCCTGGCAGTATGCCCTCTAAATATGCATACAAGTATAAGTAAACAAAAAtaagctttttgtttgtttgttttggtttgtttgtgtgtttataaaaAGCCTGTTTTACTCACAAAACATTCAATAGCacattgtttttgtctttttttgttttttttaatttagttggATTATACCTTTGAAGCCCATGAATcgctttcatttttatttatgctgCCGCACTTGACATTTAATCTCCTGCAATAAAATAAGCCTGTTTGACAGATAGCAGTTCTCAGGCTCTCGGTTTCTTTCTTGTATTCTCAGGCTTCTCTCTTGTGCTCTCATTatctctgtttatttttattttttttcccccccgccTTTCAATCTCCGTGCTTCCGCATCTCTTATCTCCGACGCCTCTCTCTTCCTTCTCTGCAGAGAGTTTGTGTTTCAGCACCCAAAGCAGCAGAGCTCCCTCAGTGTCAGAAAGACAGAGGTGATGAAGAGAGGCATCTTCTCCTCCGATGTTCTCCTCATTCTTGTTCCCTCGCTGCTGGCTTCACACCTTCTCACGCTTGGAGTCGGGTGAGATTCATTCACATAAACTTGACATTCTTGGTAATACTTGGGGAAAAAATAACTGGATGCTTTTCATCCTGGTAGAATTTGGAAAGTGTGCAAATTAAGAAAGCGATCAAAGAGTTGACCCCTGTGTGCCCTTCTAAGTGGTTTTAAAATGATGTTGCTGATGTGCAGCTGAAGCTATAGATGTAAGAAAAACAAGCTTGAGACAAGTTAACGGTAGGGAGGGTCTACCTTTTCACTGACAAGTTGCTACCTTATGATAATGCAGTGCCCTTAGTTTCTGAGTTATAGCCTTCACTtatttgctttggttgctagcagattaCCATGGTCtcctgtagtttgcatggaagatgctgATTTGTCTGCACACACTGAAACAATGTGATGCAAACTGGAAACAAATAACTTTCAAAGAACCATTTTTCCCTTTTGCTGAAACCAAAATGTTTCAAAaggcacattttttttgtattttaaagggTTTCTGTTCCTTTCTGTCACAGTTTTTGCAGTTCCACTGTTACTGATTGGTTAGTTAGCAAATGTTTGCAGATAAGTCGGCATCATACatgcaaaataaaatatgttagcaaccaaagcaatcacagggAGGTTTTCTCTTTGCAACCAAATTTACCTAGCAGTATTCTGCAACTTCCCCCAATCACTTTCCAACATGTTGGGGAATACATATTTTATCCTCATGATCAGCAGTTGCAAAGTGCTTGATTAACAGTCTCCCCGCCTGTGTGACTGGGGTCCAAGGGCTATAGCAAAGGATCAATCATtgattcctgttttttttttgttttttttcctttttaggaTCTACATAGGAAAGCGATTGGCTGCATCCACCACCAGTACGCTGTGACAGCAACTATACGCCAGTGCCCCTATTTGCTAACAGTGTGGCCAATAAGGTCAAAGTCCACCCTCTGTAATGCACTAATTTGCCTCCTTTCTTTGTCATGGGGCTAAAATAGGACCTTGCCTGTCTGTACCTGTCTCTCTATCTATCCAGCAGTACTCTGTCTTTTCTGTCAGCCTCTTTGTTGTCTGTGCATTTCATAGGGCCCTGGGAGCAGATGGCTGCTGACCAGTGAGTCAGACTGAGGTCACTTTTACTCTCCCGCAAAGTAACACTGATCTCAACCAGCTAATCAGGAGTGTAATCCGAGGGGGGGTAGTTTTCCTGACACAAAagaagagagggaaagagaattCTACTCAGCTAGAATAATAAATCCCTTTGATGGGAGGAGATGAAAACTGTTTGTTGGGAACGGTGTGTTCCAACAAAATGAAAAGGATAATGTGCGATACCCATTCACCCAACCTCTGAAAAAGCAAAATGTCTGTCATTTGTCAGAAGCAATGATCCTCTGTAAGACTGAGCTGCTTAAAGCGGTTCTTagctctttccttttttctttttttggtcggcctgatggtgaaTCTAATGTAGGGACTTCTAGTTGGCTGAGTGAATGTAGGAGAGGCTCTGGTTGTGCTTTTTGTCCCGTAAACCCATTAAATATTTGACCTCCGACAAAGGCAATCACGATCCCATTAAACTTCACTCCTCCAAACCTTAATGTGTCTCTCGGGTCTTTTAttcctctcctctgctctcacCCTGACAGCATGTATTGTACACATGCTCGTCTTTTCTAATACATGTGGGGAAAGTGAAGAATTTTTAGCCAGCAAAGCACAGAGATGTGCTGAAGTAAGCGTTGGCCACTGTATGTGTACGTTTCTATGCTTTGCTAGTCTGGAGATTACTTGCAGGCatgcagagacaacagcagcagcaacaacaacaaaaagacttTTAAAACATACTGTGATGTTAACAACCTGCAAATGAACCGCAGCATCTGTTTAAAATTGATTCCTGTTTTCATATGAGGTAAATCACTGCTAAtgactttgtttgtttgtcctgATGAGCTCTTTGGTGTGTATGCCACCGGTGCTCCTTAAGCACATTGTTCCCCTGTGAGCACTCTTTCTCTTGTCTAACCGAAACCTTCCAGGAGCCTTATGACATCTGCCTTTGTCATTCTTACCTCACATAAGTCACCCTCTTCCCTATATTTTTTAACAAGTTGCTGCTTTGACTTGAATCTAGGATTTGACATTTTATTGCCTTCCCATATACTAAAAAGCTGTTTCCTCTTAACATGTTGTAAAAATAGCTGGCTTGGATTTTGA
The Maylandia zebra isolate NMK-2024a linkage group LG7, Mzebra_GT3a, whole genome shotgun sequence DNA segment above includes these coding regions:
- the zgc:73226 gene encoding BCL2/adenovirus E1B 19 kDa protein-interacting protein 3, encoding MSLSGSQTPEDGLYGSWVELEELIAAVSRRESLTGPQDSVSTALQGELERILLEAQLECERSRDSPPQATTPQSTGSPRPTSEHDSDCVTIQEDGERRVDTDWVWDWSSRPENMPPKEFVFQHPKQQSSLSVRKTEVMKRGIFSSDVLLILVPSLLASHLLTLGVGIYIGKRLAASTTSTL